One Gelria sp. Kuro-4 DNA segment encodes these proteins:
- a CDS encoding S-layer homology domain-containing protein, translating into MRRFIAVIAALALVLSAFPSLAAPQAADIAGHWAEQAIRQLMEKGAVSGLPDGTFRPELTVTRAEFVTMVNKSLGISPVSGPIRFSDVKAGDWFAGQVEAAAARGYVTGNPDGTFSPYRPITREQAAAMLVRAFAFPKLTSAAEQDAALAPFSDAASVSAWAKADMATAVSLGLIGGYTPTTLAPKPAGLTDAGWRAWETARTTEQRQAVLAKYGSAGLITRAQTAAVIVRALVKAEELKAEQPEAGVPAKLELEAKDDTLRVGTKAEITATVLDGNDKPVKDVEVAFEVLRDDKKDPVEEKTVTTKSDGTAFFTYTGPAEKATDTVKATAGDLEKEITIDWYRSTGGGGGGGGGGGTEPTVYAISGAVKDDKGQAVPRAKVELYAAGSLAPTATRTTDLNGEFDFGSYAPGSYKLSVQKQDGDSYLVGYKDFSIANTPISAEITVRKALVLTGTLVDNEGNPLTNTPVVATLNPIFRTVTDSVYGNFILPVATGGGVPEGSYQVKAVSNKLPDTPIVEIPSSAPAEVTIELGTVTAVAEDETPEIRITGATEATEGKDVTLTVYVYAGEGLSAEYRILDPSGKLTGPTKLDTNQEEVITIKDVAAGTYTVYVLVKKTVGSEVAIIATKTRVITVEALEDTTAPMVASTDPLNNATGVPVDKVITVTFSEDVQEGASFGQIALKDAADTTVECNVTLSGKVLTIDPNADLDYSTIYTVTIPAGAVKDLAGNDLEAEYTFSFTTAAATDTDAPTVAATSWADYEGAGTEGDRKAITDPAAVTELRLTFSEPIKFAGTIQEEQQQGAAVQVTAAYVDESDNKVLVLELNNKAGLPYDHAGFVWLEATDVEDLAGNPMEAPYVIYYQTAKQPVQQGVWEATTGIGAHEGKVYEEYALKVGDKVIDLSAGKVKSITVLEPNAAEPKTLEPNTDSTLWFKVEKAAGDYEFTIVDNSDITYTATLNWSGPTEVAATTTGQEGEHAGAYYVEYKFMVDEDTQLDLSSFTKMYQLKPDDSVAELTANTDQTLWFKTTGQIPGTHVFLVKKDGVWYRAEIEWGAVEAAWEATTGIGAHDGKVYEEYQLKVGDKVVDLSTGNVKSIKVLEPGATEPKTLEPNADSTLWFKIQNKGGDYVFTVVDKNDITYTATLKWTAPTEVTATKTGLEGDHDGVHYVEYEFFKADNSRLNLSEFTKMYQIKPDDSVVELTANTDSTLWFKTTGQVEGTHTFLVKQGGTWYVATIEWGAIEASFAGTERIGAHDGKVYEEYQLKAGDKVIDLSADNVQSITVVEPGATDPKTLEPNTDSTLWFNVQSAASDYKFTVVDKNDITYTATLVWAGPTAVTAETTGQEGEHEGNYYVEYEFLKTDGSRLDLSSFDAMYQIKPDGSVYELTANTDATLWFKTTGQMEGTHTFLVKNPKNGQGWYVASISYPLPAVAATWEATTGIGAHDGKVYEEYALKVGTRVIDLSVDNVTSISVLEPGATEPKRLEANTDSTLWFNVEKAAGDYEFTIVDNNGITYTATLSWVGPTTVTAKTTGQEGYNQELQAYYVEYEFLKTDGSRLDLSSFDAMYQIKPLAEGQDVPDVFELTANADQTLWFKTTGQIPGTHVFLVKKDGVWYRAEIEWEVAKPTVTVEAPATLYKGVEAAVTSQSSNPAEGLAYDNVRFNITVAGPADFAAGTARESVFTITKVDGSTDTQGINETFVLVDGKFQGYWGPVVGFPMPAGYTAETSFSVVLANTAPLGTYTVTVELVDLNTNTVLASASDTFTLAEK; encoded by the coding sequence GTGCGCAGATTCATTGCCGTGATTGCTGCCCTGGCTTTAGTCCTCTCGGCCTTCCCGTCCCTGGCTGCCCCACAGGCCGCGGACATCGCCGGGCACTGGGCCGAGCAGGCCATACGGCAGCTTATGGAAAAAGGGGCCGTTTCCGGTTTACCCGATGGGACCTTCCGGCCCGAACTAACGGTGACGAGAGCTGAATTCGTCACCATGGTGAACAAGAGCCTAGGCATCAGCCCGGTGTCCGGCCCCATTCGCTTCAGCGATGTCAAGGCGGGCGACTGGTTCGCCGGCCAGGTGGAGGCCGCAGCTGCCCGGGGCTATGTTACCGGTAACCCGGACGGTACCTTCAGCCCCTACCGCCCCATCACCCGCGAACAGGCGGCGGCCATGCTGGTGCGCGCCTTCGCTTTCCCCAAGCTGACCAGCGCCGCTGAGCAGGACGCCGCCCTGGCTCCGTTCAGCGATGCCGCGAGCGTCAGCGCCTGGGCCAAGGCGGACATGGCTACGGCGGTAAGCCTGGGCCTCATCGGCGGCTACACTCCCACCACCCTGGCACCGAAACCGGCCGGCCTTACTGATGCCGGTTGGCGCGCCTGGGAGACGGCCCGTACCACCGAGCAGCGCCAGGCCGTCCTGGCCAAGTACGGCAGCGCCGGCCTTATCACCCGTGCCCAGACCGCAGCCGTTATCGTGCGAGCCTTGGTCAAGGCCGAAGAGCTCAAGGCCGAGCAGCCCGAAGCCGGCGTCCCGGCCAAACTGGAGCTCGAGGCCAAGGACGACACCCTGCGCGTCGGCACTAAGGCCGAGATTACCGCCACCGTACTTGACGGCAATGATAAACCCGTCAAAGACGTAGAGGTTGCCTTCGAGGTTCTGCGGGACGACAAAAAGGATCCCGTAGAAGAGAAGACCGTCACCACCAAGTCTGATGGTACTGCCTTCTTCACTTACACCGGCCCGGCCGAAAAAGCCACCGACACCGTTAAAGCCACCGCCGGCGACCTGGAGAAAGAGATCACCATCGACTGGTACAGGTCCACCGGCGGCGGTGGAGGAGGCGGCGGTGGTGGCGGCACCGAGCCTACCGTCTACGCTATCTCGGGTGCTGTGAAGGATGATAAGGGCCAGGCCGTCCCTCGGGCCAAAGTAGAGCTTTATGCCGCAGGTAGCTTAGCACCTACTGCCACGAGGACGACGGACTTAAACGGTGAATTCGATTTTGGCAGCTATGCACCGGGGAGTTACAAGCTGAGCGTCCAAAAGCAAGACGGGGACAGTTACCTTGTTGGCTATAAGGACTTCTCCATTGCCAACACTCCCATCAGCGCCGAGATCACCGTAAGGAAGGCACTGGTACTAACCGGGACACTGGTGGACAACGAAGGGAATCCGCTCACCAACACTCCCGTTGTCGCCACCCTGAACCCCATCTTCCGTACCGTCACCGACAGCGTCTATGGCAACTTCATTCTGCCTGTTGCAACTGGAGGCGGCGTTCCTGAGGGCAGTTACCAGGTCAAGGCTGTTTCTAACAAGCTTCCTGATACTCCGATTGTCGAAATCCCGAGCAGCGCGCCGGCAGAAGTCACGATAGAACTTGGAACCGTGACTGCGGTTGCGGAGGACGAGACTCCAGAGATCAGGATCACCGGCGCTACTGAAGCCACTGAAGGCAAAGACGTCACCCTAACGGTTTACGTATACGCGGGCGAAGGACTATCGGCAGAGTACCGGATCTTAGACCCGAGCGGGAAGCTGACCGGCCCCACGAAACTGGACACTAACCAAGAAGAAGTCATTACCATTAAAGATGTTGCAGCTGGCACGTATACCGTTTATGTACTCGTTAAAAAGACTGTAGGCTCTGAGGTAGCCATTATTGCCACTAAGACACGCGTTATAACGGTTGAAGCTCTCGAAGACACCACAGCCCCGATGGTAGCCAGTACTGATCCTCTCAACAATGCAACCGGCGTCCCGGTAGACAAGGTCATCACGGTGACCTTCAGCGAGGACGTGCAGGAGGGTGCTAGCTTCGGCCAGATCGCCCTCAAGGACGCTGCCGACACCACGGTGGAGTGCAACGTGACCCTGAGCGGCAAGGTGCTGACCATCGACCCGAACGCTGACCTTGACTACAGCACCATCTACACCGTGACCATCCCTGCCGGCGCGGTGAAGGACCTGGCGGGTAATGACCTAGAGGCGGAGTACACCTTCAGCTTCACCACGGCGGCTGCGACGGACACCGACGCTCCGACGGTAGCTGCCACCTCCTGGGCCGACTATGAGGGCGCGGGGACCGAAGGCGACCGAAAAGCTATCACCGATCCTGCGGCAGTGACCGAGCTGCGGCTGACCTTCAGCGAACCGATTAAATTCGCTGGTACGATCCAAGAAGAGCAGCAGCAGGGCGCAGCGGTGCAGGTCACAGCTGCCTACGTCGATGAAAGCGACAACAAGGTACTGGTACTCGAACTGAACAACAAGGCCGGCTTACCGTACGACCATGCTGGCTTTGTCTGGCTCGAGGCCACGGACGTAGAGGACCTGGCGGGCAACCCCATGGAAGCCCCCTACGTGATCTACTACCAGACGGCCAAACAGCCTGTACAACAAGGCGTCTGGGAGGCCACGACCGGGATCGGTGCCCATGAAGGCAAGGTCTACGAAGAGTACGCGCTCAAGGTCGGCGACAAGGTCATCGACCTGAGCGCGGGCAAGGTCAAGAGCATCACCGTGCTTGAGCCGAATGCTGCCGAGCCCAAGACACTCGAGCCCAACACCGACAGCACCCTCTGGTTCAAGGTCGAGAAAGCGGCGGGCGACTACGAGTTCACCATCGTCGACAACAGCGATATCACCTACACCGCCACCCTGAATTGGAGCGGGCCGACGGAAGTTGCGGCTACGACAACGGGTCAAGAGGGTGAGCACGCAGGCGCATACTACGTCGAGTACAAATTCATGGTGGACGAAGATACGCAGCTTGACCTGTCGAGCTTCACCAAGATGTACCAGCTGAAGCCGGATGACAGCGTGGCCGAGCTCACCGCCAATACCGACCAGACCCTCTGGTTCAAGACCACGGGCCAGATTCCAGGCACCCACGTCTTCCTCGTGAAGAAGGACGGCGTCTGGTACCGGGCCGAGATCGAGTGGGGCGCCGTTGAGGCTGCCTGGGAGGCTACGACCGGGATCGGAGCCCACGACGGCAAGGTCTATGAAGAGTACCAGCTCAAGGTTGGCGACAAGGTCGTCGACCTGAGCACGGGCAACGTCAAGAGCATCAAGGTGCTTGAGCCTGGCGCCACCGAGCCCAAGACGCTCGAGCCCAATGCTGACAGCACCCTCTGGTTCAAGATCCAGAACAAGGGCGGGGACTATGTCTTCACCGTCGTCGATAAGAATGATATTACCTACACCGCGACCCTCAAGTGGACTGCCCCGACGGAAGTAACTGCTACCAAGACCGGTTTGGAAGGAGACCACGATGGAGTTCACTACGTCGAGTACGAGTTCTTCAAGGCCGATAACAGCAGGCTCAACCTCTCCGAGTTTACCAAGATGTACCAGATCAAGCCGGATGACAGCGTGGTTGAGCTTACTGCCAACACTGACAGCACCCTCTGGTTCAAGACCACCGGTCAGGTGGAAGGGACCCACACCTTCCTCGTGAAGCAGGGTGGCACCTGGTATGTGGCCACCATCGAGTGGGGTGCCATCGAAGCCAGCTTTGCTGGTACCGAGAGGATCGGCGCCCACGACGGCAAGGTCTACGAAGAGTACCAGCTAAAGGCGGGCGACAAGGTCATCGACCTGAGCGCGGACAACGTCCAGAGCATCACGGTGGTTGAGCCTGGCGCAACCGATCCCAAGACGCTCGAGCCCAACACCGACAGTACTCTCTGGTTCAACGTCCAGAGCGCGGCGAGTGACTATAAGTTCACCGTCGTCGACAAGAACGACATCACCTACACCGCGACCTTGGTCTGGGCCGGGCCGACGGCAGTGACCGCTGAGACTACCGGCCAGGAGGGCGAGCACGAAGGGAACTACTACGTCGAGTACGAGTTCCTCAAGACGGACGGTAGCCGGCTTGACCTCTCGAGCTTCGACGCCATGTACCAGATCAAGCCGGACGGCAGCGTCTACGAGCTCACCGCCAACACGGACGCGACCCTCTGGTTCAAGACCACGGGCCAGATGGAAGGCACCCATACCTTCCTTGTGAAGAACCCGAAAAATGGTCAGGGTTGGTACGTTGCCAGCATTAGCTATCCGTTGCCTGCTGTAGCAGCAACCTGGGAGGCCACGACCGGGATCGGTGCCCACGACGGGAAGGTCTATGAAGAGTACGCGCTGAAGGTGGGCACGAGGGTCATCGACCTGAGCGTGGACAACGTCACGAGCATCAGCGTGCTTGAGCCGGGTGCGACCGAGCCCAAGAGACTCGAGGCCAACACCGACAGCACCCTCTGGTTCAACGTCGAGAAAGCGGCGGGCGACTACGAGTTCACCATCGTCGACAACAACGGTATCACCTACACCGCCACCCTGTCTTGGGTGGGGCCGACGACAGTAACAGCCAAAACCACAGGGCAGGAAGGCTACAACCAAGAGCTTCAAGCCTACTACGTCGAGTACGAGTTCCTCAAGACGGACGGTAGCCGGCTTGACCTTTCGAGCTTCGATGCCATGTACCAGATCAAGCCGCTGGCCGAAGGCCAGGATGTGCCGGATGTTTTCGAGCTCACCGCCAATGCCGACCAGACCCTCTGGTTCAAGACCACGGGCCAGATTCCGGGCACCCACGTCTTCCTCGTGAAGAAGGACGGCGTCTGGTACCGGGCCGAGATCGAGTGGGAAGTGGCGAAGCCCACGGTCACAGTGGAAGCGCCTGCGACCCTTTACAAGGGTGTAGAGGCGGCCGTGACCTCGCAGAGCAGCAACCCGGCGGAGGGCTTGGCCTACGACAACGTGCGCTTCAACATCACCGTGGCTGGCCCGGCGGACTTTGCGGCCGGAACGGCCCGTGAGAGCGTCTTTACCATCACCAAGGTGGACGGCAGTACCGACACGCAGGGGATCAACGAGACCTTCGTCCTCGTGGACGGCAAGTTCCAAGGATACTGGGGCCCGGTAGTCGGCTTTCCGATGCCGGCTGGGTACACGGCAGAGACGAGTTTCAGCGTAGTTCTGGCTAATACGGCGCCTCTCGGGACCTACACGGTGACCGTCGAGCTTGTGGACCTGAACACGAACACGGTTCTGGCTAGTGCCAGTGACACGTTTACACTAGCGGAAAAGTAA
- the ade gene encoding adenine deaminase: MNRSELIAAALGRRPLDLVIRDVQLVNVYTGEIYPADIGISQGYIAHVTAPGEEHLEGENVVAGNGRYAVPGFIDTHVHIESSMLTSANFARAVLPHGTTTVLTDPHEIGNVLGLRGVKYMVDSSAGLPLRILILAPSCVPSVPGIETAGADFTAAEISTMLKWDRVVGLAEVMDYLGVIHQTPRMNGILDAVRQSGGIIQGHSPFLRGRQLSAYLCAGPHSDHEVATPEDTLAKLRAGMTVDAKESSIAKNIKETVGVYRGLTLPPNFTFCTDDREADDLLHEGHLDFVLRRAIAEGLSPVAAIRIATLQAAAQLGLKELGAIAPGKVADIVLLDDLEQVKVSAVFTGGKLVAQAGRLVEEPAVPCFPLERENTVHLGRELTEADFVLRAPVKGGTVKTRLLAYEPGNFVRTEFEVRELPVVDGVVEYGRVPGLNLVAVLERHGRSGNRAYGVLSGFGLTRGAIASTVSHDCHNLTVVGTSAADMLLAVRELAACGGGLICVRDGQVLAKLELPIAGLLSPLTAEELAPKIQHMKRTLNQLGLAGVNPLLRVATLALPVVPRAKITDKGLVDVETQQLVPLFLA; encoded by the coding sequence ATGAACCGCTCAGAACTCATTGCAGCCGCGTTGGGACGACGCCCCCTGGACCTGGTGATCCGGGACGTCCAGCTCGTCAACGTCTACACAGGGGAGATTTACCCGGCCGACATCGGCATCTCTCAGGGCTACATCGCCCATGTCACTGCCCCCGGGGAGGAGCACCTGGAAGGGGAAAACGTCGTCGCCGGGAACGGCCGCTATGCGGTGCCCGGCTTCATCGACACCCACGTCCACATCGAAAGCAGCATGCTGACGAGCGCCAACTTCGCCCGGGCGGTGCTGCCCCACGGGACCACCACCGTGCTCACCGACCCGCATGAGATCGGCAACGTGCTGGGGCTCCGGGGTGTCAAGTACATGGTGGATTCCAGCGCCGGCCTGCCACTGCGCATCCTCATCCTGGCGCCCTCCTGCGTGCCTTCCGTCCCCGGCATCGAGACGGCGGGGGCGGACTTCACCGCCGCGGAGATCAGTACCATGCTGAAGTGGGACCGGGTGGTGGGCCTGGCCGAGGTCATGGACTACCTGGGCGTTATCCACCAGACGCCGCGCATGAACGGCATCCTGGACGCAGTGCGGCAGAGCGGCGGGATCATCCAGGGGCACAGCCCCTTCCTGCGTGGCCGCCAGCTTTCCGCCTACCTCTGCGCCGGCCCGCACTCGGACCACGAGGTGGCCACGCCGGAGGACACCCTGGCGAAACTGCGCGCCGGAATGACGGTGGACGCCAAGGAAAGCTCCATTGCCAAGAACATTAAGGAAACGGTGGGCGTGTACCGAGGGCTCACCCTGCCGCCCAACTTCACCTTCTGCACCGACGACCGCGAGGCCGACGACCTGCTCCACGAAGGGCACCTGGACTTTGTGCTGCGGCGCGCCATCGCCGAAGGCCTGTCCCCGGTGGCGGCCATCCGTATCGCCACCCTGCAGGCGGCTGCTCAGTTGGGCCTGAAGGAACTGGGCGCCATCGCTCCGGGGAAGGTTGCCGACATCGTACTCCTCGACGATCTCGAACAGGTGAAGGTGAGCGCCGTCTTTACCGGCGGGAAACTGGTGGCCCAGGCGGGCCGGCTGGTCGAGGAGCCGGCTGTGCCCTGCTTCCCCTTGGAGCGCGAGAACACGGTGCACCTGGGGCGGGAGCTTACGGAGGCCGACTTTGTACTGCGGGCGCCCGTGAAGGGCGGCACGGTCAAGACGCGCCTCCTGGCCTATGAGCCAGGCAACTTCGTCCGCACGGAGTTTGAGGTGCGGGAGCTCCCCGTGGTGGACGGCGTAGTGGAGTACGGCCGGGTGCCCGGGCTGAACCTGGTTGCGGTGCTGGAACGGCACGGGCGCAGCGGCAACCGGGCCTACGGGGTGCTGAGCGGTTTCGGCCTGACGCGCGGTGCCATTGCCAGCACGGTGTCCCACGACTGCCACAACCTCACCGTGGTGGGAACCAGCGCCGCCGACATGCTCCTGGCTGTGCGCGAGCTGGCCGCCTGCGGCGGTGGGCTCATCTGCGTCCGGGACGGCCAGGTGCTGGCCAAGCTGGAGCTGCCCATCGCGGGGCTCCTCTCGCCGCTTACGGCGGAGGAGCTGGCCCCTAAGATCCAGCACATGAAGCGTACGCTGAACCAGCTGGGCCTGGCGGGCGTGAACCCGCTCCTGCGCGTGGCCACGCTGGCGCTGCCGGTGGTGCCGCGGGCCAAAATCACCGACAAAGGCTTGGTGGACGTGGAGACGCAGCAGCTGGTACCGCTCTTTCTCGCTTAG
- a CDS encoding DUF262 domain-containing protein, with the protein MFSSAVNLWDLFRGKAFVIPDYQRSFAWTRQQVEALWEDLCDNTASSRRHFMGTIIMKEVKKADRAALAKTYEIVDGQQRLTCLVMLVAAACRKLWAESQFHGLARYWYENLVCGFENKAPNNTLRKLNLGGEDDAYFWQAIATINPPLVRSPQSAGQRRLRNANIFFEEKLNKPAEELVASLHKGLGLPTERKDTTDRVLFLVYEVSNDLDVGLIFETLNDRGKPLSQLDKIKNHLMYIGSKANSEVLIKTVNEGWGEVLRNLAAIEEEKEDTEPEENALARYHWILWKGELKGEVHHAVKETFRSSDPAAVVDQAVMYTNSLVEASELYLAIRRPEKRLSFLSSLLSPQNTDDLWTYLELLNDEALGTMASFAPLLMASVKACARNQPDLLVKIAKLCYLLAWRGYRVCNRRSDAGIDRLSSHAHKLANGSISAEDVITTLEELVSKYGSDSDFRENLQKNTLSIPERRYLLWWWEVSIARKQKLAPNIVRWADARELEVEHIWPRNPEGFDTWPEEWKRKHFEIVDQLGNLVLMQKPWNASMSNRLPCSKREDYRRSSQASVRQLEDDINFNELCGHREFGARRTRWALAAAEKFIAARTAMLVDFALKEWELDKP; encoded by the coding sequence ATGTTCTCTTCAGCTGTAAACCTATGGGACCTTTTTAGGGGCAAGGCATTTGTTATCCCCGACTACCAGCGATCCTTTGCCTGGACACGGCAACAGGTCGAAGCGTTGTGGGAAGACTTGTGTGATAATACGGCGAGCTCTCGGAGGCACTTCATGGGGACAATAATCATGAAGGAAGTGAAAAAAGCCGACCGTGCCGCCCTTGCTAAGACCTACGAGATAGTCGATGGCCAGCAGCGCCTCACTTGCCTGGTCATGCTTGTAGCAGCGGCGTGCAGAAAACTGTGGGCAGAGTCGCAATTTCATGGTTTGGCGCGATATTGGTACGAGAATCTGGTCTGTGGCTTTGAGAACAAAGCTCCCAACAATACCTTACGAAAATTGAATCTGGGAGGCGAAGACGACGCCTACTTCTGGCAGGCAATTGCCACCATTAACCCACCGCTGGTAAGGAGCCCTCAGAGTGCCGGGCAAAGGCGGTTGCGCAATGCCAACATTTTCTTTGAAGAGAAGCTAAACAAACCTGCTGAGGAACTGGTAGCGTCCCTGCATAAGGGCCTGGGGCTCCCCACCGAACGGAAAGATACCACAGATCGGGTGCTCTTCCTTGTTTACGAAGTATCAAACGATCTTGATGTCGGCCTTATATTTGAAACACTTAACGACCGAGGAAAACCACTTTCACAGCTGGATAAGATAAAGAACCATCTGATGTACATTGGATCAAAAGCTAATTCAGAGGTCCTTATTAAGACCGTAAATGAAGGCTGGGGCGAGGTGCTCCGCAACCTCGCGGCAATAGAGGAGGAGAAGGAAGATACTGAACCTGAGGAAAATGCCCTTGCCAGGTATCACTGGATCCTATGGAAAGGCGAGCTGAAAGGCGAAGTGCACCATGCGGTCAAGGAAACGTTCCGTTCGAGTGATCCGGCTGCCGTGGTTGATCAGGCCGTAATGTATACCAACAGTCTGGTGGAAGCCTCCGAGCTCTACCTTGCCATTCGGCGGCCAGAGAAGCGCCTTAGCTTTCTATCCTCGCTGCTCTCCCCCCAAAACACGGACGATTTGTGGACCTATCTCGAACTACTTAACGACGAGGCTCTCGGAACGATGGCCAGCTTTGCTCCTCTGCTCATGGCCAGTGTGAAGGCCTGTGCACGTAACCAGCCCGATCTCTTGGTGAAGATCGCCAAGCTGTGCTACCTGCTGGCCTGGCGGGGATACCGGGTATGCAACCGAAGGAGTGACGCGGGTATAGATAGGCTGTCTAGCCATGCCCACAAGTTGGCTAATGGCTCCATTTCCGCTGAAGACGTCATTACCACGCTGGAAGAGCTAGTCAGCAAATACGGTAGTGACAGCGACTTCCGTGAGAATCTGCAAAAGAACACCCTCAGTATCCCCGAACGAAGGTACCTGCTGTGGTGGTGGGAGGTATCCATCGCTAGAAAACAAAAGCTTGCGCCGAACATTGTTCGGTGGGCAGATGCCAGAGAGCTTGAGGTTGAACATATTTGGCCGCGAAATCCCGAAGGGTTTGATACATGGCCGGAGGAATGGAAAAGAAAACACTTCGAAATTGTTGACCAGCTTGGCAACCTGGTACTCATGCAAAAGCCTTGGAACGCTTCCATGTCCAACAGGCTGCCGTGCTCTAAGAGGGAGGACTATCGCAGGTCCAGCCAAGCGTCGGTCCGCCAATTGGAGGATGACATTAATTTCAACGAACTGTGCGGACACCGTGAGTTCGGCGCGCGGCGAACCAGGTGGGCACTTGCTGCAGCCGAAAAGTTCATTGCTGCCAGGACGGCGATGCTGGTGGACTTCGCCCTTAAGGAGTGGGAACTCGATAAGCCATAG
- a CDS encoding BTAD domain-containing putative transcriptional regulator, which yields MTISLATSSGSSAPTPAELTIYCLNGFQVRRGTNPILPRNWNRKKTAQLFKYLLVAEQPVPVNTLLEEFWPDLKEKAARHNLAVTLYNLRRTLEPERVRGAGSHFVVSLGDYIQLNWDRVAYYDVEKFLRERREGLNFLAQGMLRQAACAFAAAFDVYKTDFLTDTIEPWAAAKRQRLQTAYLDLLEHLTDTLIKLERHSQAFEYAGHLIQLDPCNEEGHRMLMEILMALGHRSQAIAQYHHCRDILKRERGISPGPLTEELYRRIASGESRQGSLR from the coding sequence GTGACCATCTCCTTGGCAACATCCTCTGGTTCATCTGCACCTACGCCCGCTGAGCTTACCATTTACTGTTTGAATGGCTTTCAAGTCCGTCGCGGGACCAACCCTATCCTCCCCCGCAACTGGAACCGGAAAAAGACCGCCCAGCTCTTCAAGTACCTCTTGGTGGCAGAGCAGCCTGTGCCGGTGAATACCCTGCTCGAGGAGTTTTGGCCCGACCTCAAGGAGAAAGCGGCCCGCCATAACCTTGCCGTTACTCTGTACAACCTGCGGCGGACGCTGGAGCCCGAGCGGGTACGCGGTGCGGGGTCCCACTTTGTTGTGAGCCTGGGGGACTATATTCAGCTCAATTGGGACCGCGTGGCCTACTACGACGTAGAGAAGTTCCTGCGCGAGCGCCGCGAAGGCTTGAACTTTCTCGCCCAGGGCATGTTGCGCCAGGCGGCCTGCGCCTTCGCCGCCGCGTTTGACGTTTACAAGACGGATTTTCTCACCGATACCATCGAGCCCTGGGCTGCGGCCAAAAGGCAGCGGCTGCAGACGGCGTACCTGGACCTCTTGGAGCATCTGACCGACACGCTGATCAAGCTGGAGCGGCACAGCCAGGCCTTTGAATATGCGGGGCATCTGATTCAACTCGATCCCTGTAACGAGGAGGGACATCGCATGCTCATGGAAATCCTCATGGCCTTGGGGCACCGCTCCCAGGCCATAGCCCAGTATCACCACTGTCGGGACATCTTAAAGCGCGAACGAGGCATATCACCCGGCCCCCTAACCGAAGAACTGTACCGCCGCATCGCCAGCGGGGAGAGCCGTCAAGGTTCTCTCCGCTGA